TGAGAGCCAATCACTGTCTGCCACCTGCAGGTATCAGATTGTTGATAGCATCTCAGCTAACTGTTCTCATTCTCTCTGAAAGGTTGTATTCTGTAATCATATGTATCATATGTCCCGTCAATCACACTCAAGAGCGAATCCTTCCGTTCACGGGACAGTCGCACATTAGCTACACATGAGCTAATGCTAACCTTTGAACAGGGAGAGGTTGGTGTTGCTACATTTCCTCATAGACATGTACCGCAGGTAGATGCTAACTGTCCAATATTAACACGTTCTCTCCTACGCAGCAGGGTTAGCACTAAGCTAGCGGGCCGTTGTCAGCCAGGAGCCAgaacctcagcagcagcatcatcatcaatgGTGTGTCTACATCCCGGAGCCGTCACGTTCTCCTGTGTGCGCTCGATGAACCATCTCCTCAGCTCTCAGCACAGTGAGTGGGGGCCAGGAGGCTCGGATGCCACCTGTTGATTGCAGTGTGTATGTTGGCAGTATCGTGTAACACATAACAACCCATTTCcctttgtgtctctcaggcTGCACATGTATGGCGTTTGCGAGGCTTGGAGGGGAGTTTTGCCAAGCCCAGCACCTGATGCTCATTGTGGACAAGTGAACGGGAGACAGCAGCAAGGCACACACACTGCCATTCACTtacacaggtgtgtgttgatACGgactggttgtgtgtttatgcgGGGACATCGTGTCATAGACAGGTTCACAGTAATTACTTTGTTACAGTCCAGTGACAACAGAGAGTAGTATATCAGTGTTGACATAGTCAGTGTTCAgatctggtattaacatccgtaCTGAGTGATTCATCACAAGTGGTCCGCACTGATTTCTGGTATGAACGCACCCGAATATGTCCTGAGATCCGATCATAAAAAAACCACATTCAGAAGTGGTCTTGAACGCATGTGGTCACATTAGTTTTGCTGTCGAAACGCAAATGTGTCCTGGACCATATGTGAAGTACCACTTCCTGACCTGCTAAAGTTTCACAAACAATCTAACTGTTTTACATGTCTCTGGGTCCAtacattgatttttctttgtggCCAATGCAACAATGTTAACACTGAACACCACATGATGATTGATACTTTTCATAAATTAGAGAAATCTCTACTGAGCTTGCGAGCTTGTGTCAACACACATACGACATACACTTAAACACAGTGACATCAGGTACTGTAATCTCAGACTAGGCTAAAAACCAAAATAATTTGGTTTCCAAAACAGAATTTCTGGatatgtttatttgcatatagagcaagAAATGTCCCAATGTCCAGACCTCCcctgaatgtctgaaagcagcggTAGTTAGACTCAGAGCATTGTAATACATTTTaacactgttttctctctcacaggTCCTTCCTGCCATCTTGTTCAATCGTATGAAGACAAGCCAAAATTCAGTCTGTGACCTGTCCTGGGGAGTGGGGGAGGATTTGGACCAGGAGTTTCCTTTCTGCTCTTCTACTTTCATGCTTTTCCTTCCTGCTTCACATCTCACTCTCACGAGTCTTCTCTGAATGGGCTAAGAGATTttgaaaggaaggaaggatatATATTTTCGGtcctcagttttttttcttctggacTTTAGGTGTCTTTTCCCGTCGTCTTCATCCCAATCtgctaaatttaaatttagttttCAAGAGATCGTTTAAATTTTTTCCTTCACTGCCAAAAAAGTTTAGATTTTtatcctttttcttctttatttatcttttccCCCTGTTTTTGATTCAAAAAACTTTTTCTTGCCAATTGAGTAgaatatttacatttgttgCCCATAAATAATTTTtggtttagtgatatttacattttttagtgTTCTagagttttactttttttctaaAAGCACACTTTGCTTTTTATCTTTAATTCTTCATCAACAACCCTTTTGTTGGTCTAAACATGAACCGCCCGGCTCCAGTGGAGATCTCCTATGACTGTCTGAGATTCCTCATCACGCACAACCCCACCAATGCACAACTGGGAAGGTTTATAGAGGTAGCGCATTTTATAAGTTTGCATTTCTTTGCCGTTATGTAATTGTGGAAGTCTTGGTATCTTTAATAATGAGTGTACTCTGATAGGATCTAAAGGCATTTGGCGTTAACACCTTGGTACGAGTGTGTGCTGCTACGTATGACAAGACACCGGTCGAGCAAGAAGGCATACAAGTTCTGGTAAGTGATGAATGTGAATCTGCCATTGAAGCTGACTAGTGCAGTGCACGTTCTCAACCTGTCAGTTTAAAGTGTTCTGGTCTTTTCGTCTCAAGTTCctcaatatactgtcactttttattgtttgtgtgctggaggTTTGGTGTAGAGCATTTTATAAATTAGGGAAGTTAAGTaactttgtgtatatttgtaatgaagattttatagtccATGTTTCTCATaatcagaaaaaaatgtttttgtttgtgttcatgtttgtggTTTATATGTAAGTTTGAAGGATTTACTAAAGAAGtgatattttttcatacatAACATGTTGCCAATTTTAGCCTAGTTGCAACAAACCCACGAAAGGTAATATGTTAGCAGCTAAAACACCAGATCAAATAAAGACTTCCTTTTCCTTCCAGGATTGGCCATTTGATGATGGCTCAGCTCCTCCAGACCGGGTGGTGGACGACTGGTTGAACCTGCTACAGACAAAGTTTCGAGACGAGCCTGGCTGCTGTGTGGCTGTGCACTGTGTTGCTGGACTGGGACGGTCAGTATGCACCACACACAGGTTGAATAAATTAAGATATCAACAAAGTGCCAAGATAAAGTAATAAGTCATTTACTGATGCATAACATGTCTATATAGAGCCCATGGAAGAGGATTTTTAAAGTTGATGCTGATTTCGATAGTGGAGGATTTACAAAGAAATccgataatatatatataaagattaaAGTTCCCTGTTGCTATGACGCATTTCCTGCAACCGGATTCCACAGACATATATGAGATCCATGTAGATCAAAACGTGATTTTCTACCTCAGAAGACAAACCCCAACACCACCTGCTTAACGGGGTCATATGTGTTGGACTTTTACCTAGCGTTGGCTAGTAAGCCAGTAGGCCACTGAGGCTATGGAGAATGTTATCAGTGCTTTAATATGTAacttgagatatttgtgttgagACTTGAGACACTGGCCACTTAGAACCCTGTTAGTTATAATGTTGTAGGATAATGCAAAAGTAGCCTGCAGCAGCATGGATGTATTGATCCCCCACCGCCACCTTTCCCTCAGAAGATTTAGTTTTTGCTTTAATCCCTGGAAGAAGTTTAAGCATATTTATTGTCTTTCTATTACTCTAATCATTGCTTTCTTATTGGCTGCTCCAAATGAATACTGATCTATGATTAGCTTAATTGGGCCGATTGAATTAATAACTTGATGTGTCGGTTTGGCTCCAGTGACAATTTGGTGTTTATTGTCAGTTATAATGTTACCATGTGTTGAGCTCTGTTTGTCACTTCAATCTGTAGCTGCAGGGATCCAAAGTAATATGGCATTAACTTCATAAAGAAGAAAGCTCAACTAAATAACAAAGATGAACTTTTAATGTGGAGTGTTGTTTCCTTGTTCCCAAACAGATGGCTATActcctgtgtttatttgttctttgtCCTCAGAGCTCCTGTGCTGGTGGCCCTGGCTCTAATTGAGTGTGGGATGGAGTATGAAGATGCCGTGCACTTCATAAGACTGTGAGTGTCAAGATTTGATTCTGCAggctttttttctcatttgacTTTATATTAATAACAACTGCTCTGTCTTTTCATGTACCATGTTCAGTACCATCCCTGTAATTACTtatgtctgtctgtttcctttTAGGAAGCGTCGTGGGGCGTTCAACTCCAAGCAGCTGCTTTACCTTGAAAGCTACAAACCTAAACTGTGTCTGCGCTCCAAAGATGCCAACGGACAGAGCTGTTGTATACAGTAGGAATCTACAACCCCAAAATAGCCTCACCGCAACTTCTTAGGAGAGTTAACCTGTTTGGTTACATTTTTCTGTTAATATTTACCCCTTGATCGTTATTCAAAGCACTTCATGTCATTTCAGAAATGTAAAGACCTCACTGTGAAGTCCTGCAAATATTCACTGTAATCAAGCAACTTCTGATTTTACATCAAAAATTTGCCTAAAGAGTGGACGTgttaaaggtttttatttctgttggtCTGTAACCTCACCTCAACCTGAAGCAGAACTGCACAAATCCTCACATTAAACCCACAGTCTGACGGAACTAATTTTACAGTTGGGGTAAGCAATTTCTGTGGAACGACTGTAGATCGATTTTAACTGAGGGAACAAAATCAATTCATCTGCTTCTTCAGCAGCTCCACTTCCCACATTCCTACCTATGCATTGCCACGGTAAACCACTGATCCCCAAAAGTTGGGATTAACCCAAAAAAATGAGTAAATGGGACAACGCACTAAGCAAATGTGACCAAATTAATGTTACCCACATGTCAAACAGAAACAGGGCAACCTCTTTCCCCTTTCATCCTATTCAACTCTGGTCTCTCCAACGTTGAAACAGCTCACGATGTTCACGTGGGTCTTCACCTTTTCGATATTTCATTATCTTATTTGGGTTGGCTGTAGTCTATGGTTCTTCAGCACTTAGCAATTGGAGCACCACTGTGAAAATGATTGTGGTTATACAATCCTGTGATTTAGCAGTGTTAGCATTTCCAGTGGCTAACAGTAGTTGTTACGTTCTGAAACAGTTGTGGCGGTGTTCGTTATCCGAGGCCACTTTATCCCTCGATAGTAGAAGACACTTGAATGATAACATTATCTCATTTAAGATGTAACAGgtaatatttacatgttttattaaaaatcacACCAAGGAAGATGATTACAGTACTGTTAGCACATACTTCTTACGACTGTTCCTGTGGAAATCACAGCCCCCCCCATTCTTTGTTTGAGCATGAACACCCTTGTTGCTGATTGGGTGAAACATTGTTGTGCTGTTCAGGTCACCCAGCTGTCTTTGTTTCccaaatacagatttttttgaGCCCACACACAGTGAGTGTACAGCTAGCTGGCCAAGAGGAGCTATTGTCAGAATTTGGCTAAATGTATTTTGGATTAAAATATACCTACCTTTAACTGTCCCTGTGAACTCAAGTTTTCTTGGCTGTTAAAATGGAAATACAATCACAACGGTCACCCTCTACATTCAAAGTAATAGATGCAGCTAAAATAAATGCTGCTGATGTAAACACAGATTTTTCGAATTGAGAATTTTGACATATTAAAAATGATATAGCATTGAGTAAATAGTTGGCAGTATGTGCTATCAGAGGCATGCTGGTTTATTGCACATCAAACCACACAGTGGTCCAcactaatttatttattttttcaaattgttCCACTTACTGACCAAAACATTGCTCTGCAGCCAGATTGTGGCACAGGAAGAGACAGATTTAACAAAAAAACGTGTTCAGAAGATGAAAACGTAAATGGGACAATCTACCAACTTAGTAATTTTCCCACGTCAGTCATAGGAGCACAGTCTGCTTCTCTGGAACAAAGTCACGTCAGCTGTAAATGTTAAACCGTCTTTCGTCATGTCACCAATGGCATAAAGCCAAAATGTGAAAGATGAGATGGTGAATGTGTTCATGACAGAACACTGAAAGTTTCTGGTAGATTATCATCTTTTAGAtgttgaaaacaaacagaataaatgACATGTCCTCAGTTGTTTGCTGCAGTGAAGTGTTCACTCCACAGTGTCTGCTCTTTGATATTAAGtggaaatgtgtttacagcCCAGAGGTTGTTACTGAATGACAGTAAGCTTAAGTCAAACCCATGAACATGTTAGTAAGACGTATAAGAGACATTTAACAAAGCAGGACTGATGAGcctttactcacacacacagtcagagaaCATTGGTGACCCAGTTAACTGAACTAAAAGGACAATCTTCCAAAaactttctgtgtttttccaacAACAAGCATGGAACAGGACTGTGAAGCCAACATGGCTGCCACTGAACACGTAATGGCCGTTGTCTCTGTCGGGTTCTGTACCTACATGGCTGTCTGctcagctgctgtgtttgtgattttGGTCTTTGTGATgatcttgtttattttctttcccttGTACCTCTTATCtatttgtactttgtgtttatttattgactccaatgtgttttctttgtgaaatGTTCGTCTGctggagggaaaaaaatcaGTTAGTCTTGAAAGATTAAAGTGTTTAGTACTTTAACTGTTGtgagttattttttctttctgaaaactGTCCAgtattgtgtctgtgtctgttgtgaacttgagaaaaaacacattaacactgtTCAAATCAGTGTCACATATTTTCCAAAGGCATTTAAAGTTCTTATTTAAATGCAAGATCAATTTCCCAGTGATGTTGAGCTGTAGTTTCAACCTCACAGATGTCCAATGTGAGGCTGAGCCTGAGCCCGACCTCAGTTAAGTGTGggattgtgtgtgagagacagtgagCGATGGCCTCTGGCTGTGGCGatactgtgtgaatgtgtctgtcaGGGTGGAATCACAGCATCATGGAGCCAATGGATGATTCAAGGCTGACTGCCTTTATTGACTGACCTGGCAACACACGCACAGGGACGAACCTTGAACAAAGGAGCCACAGTGAATACACACAATAAATGTCCATGAACTGTGGTGAAGACCCAGTTTTTCAATGCATCTTAGGAAGATTTCTAGTTGGTGTTTAAGTTAAAATACAATAACCAACTCATTAATCGATTATCAAATTGAAACTTCTTGCTGGAACCCAAAGGAAAATGTTTATCGTCATAGTTTCCTTAAATGATAAATCAACAGTAAACAGAGCTCCACATTATATTCTGGTGCATGTTTTAAAGTACCacgtttatttattcattcaactTTGGTTTTTATTGGTGTCACAAAATTGTatacatgtaaataaaataatatgagaCATATGTTTAAAACACTAATGTagcaacacacaacaaagacaaaaaactacCTACGTGTTTTATGTGTCAACTACAGTCTCACCAAACAACTTCCTCTGTGTTCACCACATTTTTAAAGGACAGAACAGGATGGGTGTGCATAAACAGTGATGAAGATGTAGATATCAACTTCTAGTCCCTTATTCTCAGAGGAAAACAATCACCGTTATAATAAAAAATGCAGAGCATCTGTGCCGATACATTAGTTTGTATTTTCGCTTCATTACTAACACTAATGCTGGGCGTCaagtgaaataaaagaagaaaaaggagtcTAAACTAGCAGCTGCATATTCATAGAATCAAATTGTTCAAAGGCCAAGTTCAAATCTTTTTCAGCTAGTGTTGATTgctcctgttgccagtaggtggcgataatgTATTCTCAAACTGGAACACTTTTCAAGTCATTTGTACTTTGAATAGAAACTTGACAGTTGTTTTCCAGGAGACTGACTCCATTTATATGTTTACCAGGCTGAACACATGACGAATACGGTATCACACAAAAGGTGCTAAGTACTGAAATGTTTGTACAGTGTGACTTCAAAatgaacaaacagacacacacagctctacAGTGTCCTTGGCAGCTGTGGACAGCTCTGTGATAATCTGCTGAATTTATGACAGCTGAACATCTCTAAAGTTGCTGACcatgtgtgttcgtgtgtgtgtgtgtgtgtgtgtgtgtgtgtgtgtgtttgtgtgtgtgcttcaatGTCCTCAAGGCACTGCTCTCCATACTGCATTTGCATGTTACCAGAACAAATTGATTGAACACTGAATTGAACACATACATcagttttcatctttttcttttttaatctgttatGAAAAAGCATTACAGCAATCTCAAAATATATCTTACAACATTATGTAATATCGCTACAAACCTTCAAAATGAATGAAGGATTACTCTAcaggattttttaaaaacacactgcaTTAATACACTCTGAACAAGTGCTcagtatatacaaatattttaaatatataacttAGCACAGTCTTAAAACGCTATTATCTGTGTAAGCTCTCCAGCAGTTTAGTACAACTTTGTTGGTGCCGACTCTGCCTAGAGAGGGCGCTCTTGCACATAGTGAATAAACAGCATGTCTGGAAAATAGCATTGATTGTTGTATTGGTCGATTAGTCCACCACCTAGTTTTACTGCACATGAAAATGAACCTGGAGGCTATattgtgaggaggaggaggaggaggaaaggcctggaggggaaggagagaggggggagggagggagggaggtggtggCGGATGGGAGGAGGGATGATCGGGACGGTGACCCAGTTCACCCTGCACACCAACCCACTCATGACCAGAGGATGAGAGTCACAGAGATTTGAATGGTGAAGCTGCAGCGGCTGTTTCCAGGTTTCTCACAGCCAGCAGTTTTTCATCTGTGGCCTTAAAACAAaaaggagcgagagagaaagagagagagggagagagagagagagagagagagagacctttaccgtctgtgtgtgagggagagagagaggaaggaaggaagagggagggatTGAACTAAGGAAAGTGGAGTTTTTTTTAGGTTTCCACAGCATCTGGAGACCTGAGAGgatctacagacacacaagaggaAGGACAAGAATAGTGTGGACGTACGGAGGAATATCAGAAACCAGAGGAAAAGACTGGATAAAAAACAACACcttaaaagaggagaagagaagagaaaagaagagaggagtcGAGGAGGAGAAGTAGTTGATCTAACGGGACGGGAGAGGAGCAGAgttgtgtcacagcagcaggaatGTTACCGGTGAGTTTCTCATTGAGTCAAATATTTCAAACACATTGGACATACAGTAGTTTCTCATTGTATCCTAACAGTCACAGCTGGATTAAAGTTACACACATCTGCAGCTGTGCGGGTTGTGTGAGGGTCACCGAGTCCAGAGGAGTGAGGACAAACTATAGAGCTGTTGTCTTCAGTGATCACAGAGCAGACTTAGAATCAACCGCTGATTCTATTGATGGTATTTTTCAGATACATGATTTGTTAGAGTTATTACAGCTGCTGAGAGTTTGTCACACAACTCAGTGAATGGACAGGAAGTCAAACTGATATTTACCCACAATCAGAGCAGATGTGAACTGCCGCTGTACACAGGGGCGGGCGGGTCACTGTGAAGTTCGGGAAGTCTCGAACAGCCGATCCTTTTCCAAgagtttaattcattcattcatgcaaAAGTGCATGAACTAACTCGTAATATAAGTCGTAATATaatactataaaaaaataatttgaacaTATGTGAAATGGAGGTCAGGTTGTTTATTTTCTACCCACCTTGCTTTGAGTAAAACATTGCTTTAACTCCCCCTTATTTAGGCCTATCATTAATATGCTGTAAAAAAGGctattactatatatatatatatatatatatatatatatatatatatatatatatatatatatatatagtgctTTAATCAACACTTATTAgagtatatatatgtatttaatatgATCACTCCTCCTGTGGACCCTGAATGCTGCAGCGTAAAGCTGATATAATGACATATGTCTTCACAAGAGGTGTTAAACTGCACATTACAGTCTTTAATAAACCCTTTATTACATGGTGTAAATGCTGACTGGGGGGATTATAGTAAAGTGTTACCATAACTCTACCAGCCTTTAAACTAGGCGCAGACGTAACATAGATAAAGTAAATCTTAcaatgtgtggaggttttaaaAGTGCAAGTGGAAAGAGAACTTACTACTGAACTTAATTTGATGATAtcagaagaaacacacaagaaGTCACCAAGACATCAACATGGTATTTTAAGATATTCTGTATTTACTGGATAAATTTGCCAGTAAAGTGATTTAAACTTTGCAATAATTCCACATCTAAAATCATTTTGAGTTGTATAAATTAGCTTGCCTAAACTTAGCAGTCTTGATTAATTAGTATCTTGTAATATGATCCgaattttttgtgtgtgtaatgtctGTCTTTACACCTatttaaaggtgtgtgtgtgtgtgtgtgtgtgtgtgtgtgtgtgtgtgtgtgtgtgtgtgtgtgtgtgtgtgtgttttgtacacATTCGtgtgcaagtgtttgtgtgtcagagagagagagagctagcaGGGAAAGACAACCCCTGCAGGCACACCCCAAATACTCTCAAACACATGCTTTTGTGCATATGTTGTGCATTTGCTCAGCATCCAAGACTTGAATATTTGCAATACATTCATGCCTCAGTATTTAGCTCAGATGTTGGTTCTACAAAACAGAACTCCTAATGTTGTATTAACCTGCATCATTTGCCGCTTTTACATTGTTTGTAACATTTTCTTACAGATGTGTGATGTTTCTGATGAGATAGAAATGGTGTTTCTTAGTGGATGTTAGGAGCATTTACACTACAATACTTACGTTAGGGATGAGGGTTGGGGGGGCTAAGtgtattttaatattgtaagtaaaagtaaaactaCTAATCGCTTCCCACAACTGTAATCTGGAATGAAGATCTTGACCGACCAACAGTGAAATGAGTAAACCATAGTATTCCTGTTTCCAATCctgtcccttctctctctctctctctctctctctctctctctctctctctctctctctctctctctctctctctctctctctctctctctctctctctctctctctctctctctcacacacacacacacacacacagaaaacactacTCCTCTTTGTGGCTGAGCTGTGCTGCTGTCAGCTCCACACAATACACTGAAGATATAGAGATGTGTTTactgcagggacacacacacacacacacagagagggggagagagactgTCACCTTGACCTTTCACCCCAGCCCTGAACGCTCTTCCGGGTTCGggccttttcttctctctttcatccaAAGTAAAGGGAGTTTTGACTTGTGTAATTGTCCCAGGGTTTACAGCACTTACAGTAAATATCTTAACTGCAGGGAAAATGTTTTGTTCCCATACTCCTCCTCTCACCATTTTGCTCTCACTGCTGCTCACATGACCGATGCAACCAATGCAAAACAGAGTATGATATCATCTACCTCTGAAATGTTGAGCAGCTAACACATATTTTCCTGGGTAGAGAGCAGCTGGCAATGTTGCTGCCACCACTTTCATTCCTCATGGACACAGAAAGTAGTCCCTGCTAAATCCCAGTACGCTCGTTTATTAGACACCGCAAGTGCTCCGAGAGTGGAAGTACATTTAAGctgatttaaaagttaaaagttaaaaaaattaatttagtgGATTACAGGATTAGTACTATTTGATGTTTGATATCTTGTGTTAAACGTTGAAGAAAGACCCAGAACAAAAACGATTCATTGACATAAGACAGCACACTGGTTCAGAAGTGTATAGGAGATTTTCTTTCTGAATGAGTGGAAGCTCATGTTTCGGTGGCCACTTGCAGTTCCTATAGAGACAGTGCAGACTGATTTGTGTGTActacgtgtgagtgtgtgtttgggtttgtgcaGCGGGAAGTGGGGGTGGTGCTGGAACGCACACACATCTCTGTCAGCTGTCACTGTGGTCCACCGctgtgctcacacacagacacaaacacacacacacacacacacagacgcaggagctgctgctgggacCCTTGTATTTGTTTCTTGTCAGTCTACCATTCTTTCATTCATAATCTTTAGTTATATCCTTCAAATTAGAAGAAaaatctccttctcctctttcactcctcaaattgtatttatttgcattaTCAGAATTTATCCTGACATTAGAAACACACATCATAAAACTGGAGTATCATAATGTTTGTTATAATGGTCCTTTAAGAATCTATTTGATCACAATGGGATTAAAGCTCATTCCATAGTTCATTCATTGCCTGTTGCTGTAGAAAGAAAAAGCATTAGCCCTTTTCCCAAAGTGTAAATGTCATGTAATATGAATGTCTTCAGTGAGTGCTACATATATCTGACATATCGGACTCCGTGTTTAGGGCTGTGAAACCCACCACCTTATTAGCAGGTGTTATTTGAAGCTTCCTCACTGAGCTATTTTCTCCTCAGTGTGTAATACTTTCCTAATTTTGGTCGATGTAAAAAAGGATATGTCCTCGTGAGGTATTTAAATCGCAGCGGTTTCCTGCTCCACACCCACACCAGCTAC
This Limanda limanda chromosome 12, fLimLim1.1, whole genome shotgun sequence DNA region includes the following protein-coding sequences:
- the LOC133015586 gene encoding protein tyrosine phosphatase type IVA 2-like, with the translated sequence MNRPAPVEISYDCLRFLITHNPTNAQLGRFIEDLKAFGVNTLVRVCAATYDKTPVEQEGIQVLDWPFDDGSAPPDRVVDDWLNLLQTKFRDEPGCCVAVHCVAGLGRAPVLVALALIECGMEYEDAVHFIRLKRRGAFNSKQLLYLESYKPKLCLRSKDANGQSCCIQ